The genomic DNA TTGGTTAATGGCCTGGTTTCAGGATTGGTAGAATTGCTGTTGAGCAACAATGAAGCTGGTTGCCAGTTGTAGGTATAGGACCCCGAACCATTTATAGCAGTACCACTCAAAATTGTAGTAGTATTGTATGCAATAGACTGATCTTCACCCGCATTGGCAACAACACCGGCATTGATTGTAAGTTTCAGATTATCAGTTACTAATTCACTTCCGCAAGCTTCGGCTCCTGTTACATTCAGGGTAAGCAATACAATACCTGTTTCAGTAGCAGATGGAATGTAAATTGGCGACAACGTATTTCCGTTGATGAAAGAGCCTTCGCCATCGGATGTCCAGTAAACCGAAGTGTAATTGCTTGCAGTTGCAGCAAGTAGTTGCAGCTGATTGCCCTGACAAATGGTCATATCTGGTCCCGCATAAGCGGTTGCTTTTTGCGCAATAGTAAGCACCATCTGGTCTGTTGCTGTGCTGCATCCAGCCTCAGAAACAGCTTCCATTGTTAAAACAACCTGACCATTTAACACATCGCTAACTCCCGGGGTATAAACCGGATTCATCAGGTTTGCGTTGTTGAAAGAACCGGTACCGCTGGTTGACCATTGTACTGAAGACTGATATGTTGCTGAAGCTCCTGTAACAGAATAACTATCATCCATACAAATAGTAGCATCTTCACCGGCATTTGCTGTTGCCTGACGCGAAATAAAGAGCCTCATTTGGTCAGTGCTAACACCACAAGGTTCTGATGACATTCCGGTTATTGTCAAAGTAACATTACCTGAAATAATATCATTCAAGCCAGGTGTGTAAACCGGATTAAGGATGTTTGCATCACTGAATGATCCATCGCCGGAAGAAGTCCATGTCAATGAAACGGCATTTGACTGCATAGCTCCAAAAATGGTAAAGGTTTCAGTTTCACAAATAGTGGCATCAGCCCCGGCATTTACTTCAGCCTCGCGTGAAATGGTAAGTACCATTGCGTCGGAAACGGCAGCACAAGGCGAAGCTGCATTAACAGATATGGTAAGAGTAACTGTGCCATTCAAAATGTCAGATGCACTCGGTGTATAAGTTGCATTTACAAGTGACGGATTATTGAAGTTTCCTGTGCCACTTGTTGACCACATAACAGTTTGGGCAAATGCCACGGTTGCATTACTGAGTAAGTAGGATGAACCTTCACAGATGGCAGCATCACCTCCGGCATAAGCAGTTGCCTGACGCGAAATGGAAAGCACCATCGCATCACTTACCGGTGGGCAAAGAACTGACTGAGCCGTAAGTGTGAGAGTTACATTGCCAGAAATAATATCAGCCATGCTAGGCGTATAGACCGGGTTTAGGATATTAGCATCATCAAAAGTACCTGAACCGGATGACGTCCAGTGCAGACTAGCAGCATCAGAAGCCATAGCATTAGTAAGCTGATAGACAGAACCTTCACAAATACTAGCGTCTTCACCTGCACTTACTGTAGCCTGATTGCTGATGGTTAGTACCATTTGGTCAACATCTCCGGCACAAGGCGCTTCAGAAGAAACAGTAAGAGTTAATGTTACATTTCCATTCAGTATATCAGCAATACTTGGTGTATAGGTAGCATTTATCAGGTTCACATTATTAAATGAGCCTGAACCATTGCTGCTCCACGTTACCTGAGTAGCATTTGACACTGAAGCTGTGGATAATGTATAGGACGAACCTTCGCATATACTTGCGTCAACTCCAGCATTGGCCGTAGCCTGAAGTGATATATTCAATACCATGGCATCAGAAACAGAACCACATGGCGCTATTGATTGCGCAGTAAGTGTAAGAACAACTGAACCTGCCGAAATATCAGCTGATGATGGTGTATAAACCGGATTCAAAATGCCCGGATTACTGAATACTCCCGAACCACTCGTTGTCCATAAAATACTACTTGCATTGGACTGTGAAGCCTGATCAAGCATAAATACTGAGCCCTGACAGATGACAGCATCAGCTCCTGCATTTACTTCTGCCTGACGAGATATATTCAGTACCATCTGGTCACTGCTTCCGTCGCAAGGAGCATCCGAATTAACATACATTGTTAATGTAACATTTCCATCAAGAATATCATTTGCACTTGGGAAATATGTTGGATTGACCAGTACAGGGTTGTTAAAGTAACCCGTTCCGGTTGTAGTCCAAAATACAGAAGCAGCAGATGTTGCAACAGCGCTTTCAAGATAATAAGAAGAGCCTTCACAAATAGTGGCATCGCCACCTGCATAGGCAACAGCTTGTTGTGAAATTGTAAGCACCATTTCATCCATATCAAATCCACATGGAGCATCAGACTGAGCTGTTAATGTTAGGATAACTGAACCAGCACTAATGTCAGCTACACTTGGCGTGTAAACCGGATGAAGTATAGTATCATCGCTGAATGTTCCTGTACCAGAAGTTGTCCAAAACAGCGAGGTGGCATTCTGAGCCATAGATGAAGTGAGCGTATAATCACTTCCCTGACAGATGATTGCATCAACACCTGCATTAATAATTGCCTGCCTGTTGATGATAAGGGTCATCTGATCAGCGTCGCCGGCAC from Lentimicrobiaceae bacterium includes the following:
- a CDS encoding gliding motility-associated C-terminal domain-containing protein, with protein sequence STSAAPCSDASDFMVLTINAQATAFAGDDATICEGSAYTISDAVATDAASILWTSNGTGSFDDATDQNPTYTPSAADRLNGSIILTMTVTSASPCVNAVDQMTLTISRQAVVNAGPDSQICEGQSFVTSFANAVNTESVLWTSNGTGSFVDSGLLETTYIPSSDDILNGSVVLTLTGISASPCPTDDDFMVLTINRQAIANAGPDDIICGGTPYTLSEASATNQYSVFWTTTGTGSFNSPYSINPTYTPSQNDIDDGAVTLIMTAFSVGACSTSVDEMILSIQAPVEVFAGNDAIICETGTFTLAEATSLNTIGLLWSTSGTGTFDNSAILNPVYTPSVADIASGSVILTLTGEAPVPCDVVTDELVLTISRQVIVNAGADASICEGTAYILEDATSQYAQSLLWTSSGTGFFNNPSLINPTYTPSQADIINGSVVLTLTGNPTSPCAIDIDQMILTISRQAVVNAGSDGYTCETAPFTITSATAAIYSSLQWTTSGTGEFVNPAVLNAVYQPSAADVAAGSVTLTLTAQSNAPCGEAIDAMTLFISDQAIADAGVDITICEGSQAVLSTAVAANATAILWTTSGTGLFSSVTVQNPVYTPSASDILNGSVILTMTVSSAAPCAGDADQMTLIINRQAIINAGVDAIICQGSDYTLTSSMAQNATSLFWTTSGTGTFSDDTILHPVYTPSVADISAGSVILTLTAQSDAPCGFDMDEMVLTISQQAVAYAGGDATICEGSSYYLESAVATSAASVFWTTTGTGYFNNPVLVNPTYFPSANDILDGNVTLTMYVNSDAPCDGSSDQMVLNISRQAEVNAGADAVICQGSVFMLDQASQSNASSILWTTSGSGVFSNPGILNPVYTPSSADISAGSVVLTLTAQSIAPCGSVSDAMVLNISLQATANAGVDASICEGSSYTLSTASVSNATQVTWSSNGSGSFNNVNLINATYTPSIADILNGNVTLTLTVSSEAPCAGDVDQMVLTISNQATVSAGEDASICEGSVYQLTNAMASDAASLHWTSSGSGTFDDANILNPVYTPSMADIISGNVTLTLTAQSVLCPPVSDAMVLSISRQATAYAGGDAAICEGSSYLLSNATVAFAQTVMWSTSGTGNFNNPSLVNATYTPSASDILNGTVTLTISVNAASPCAAVSDAMVLTISREAEVNAGADATICETETFTIFGAMQSNAVSLTWTSSGDGSFSDANILNPVYTPGLNDIISGNVTLTITGMSSEPCGVSTDQMRLFISRQATANAGEDATICMDDSYSVTGASATYQSSVQWSTSGTGSFNNANLMNPVYTPGVSDVLNGQVVLTMEAVSEAGCSTATDQMVLTIAQKATAYAGPDMTICQGNQLQLLAATASNYTSVYWTSDGEGSFINGNTLSPIYIPSATETGIVLLTLNVTGAEACGSELVTDNLKLTINAGVVANAGEDQSIAYNTTTILSGTAINGSGSYTYNWQPASLLLNSNSTNPETRPLTNHTEFVLLVTDVVTGCQDTDEVMVMIDGINYPPVAVDDYDTTRFNTSVVVHVTDNDSDPENDALSVSFCSYPENGLVVINSDNTITYTPYAGFAGDDSLCYRICDKGIPVMCDEAMIYIHVLPEPTIDDIVIYNGVSPNEDGNNDIWKIKGIEGFPDNTVKIFNRWGDKINEMSHYDNVNVYWDATNSKGEMVPDGTYYYILEIKDVKTFTGWIYVRSEN